In Lathyrus oleraceus cultivar Zhongwan6 chromosome 2, CAAS_Psat_ZW6_1.0, whole genome shotgun sequence, the DNA window TCTACTGTTCCAGTTGTAGTACCTACAACAAATGAGCTCAGTATGACTCTTGGTGCTTCCAAAATTCCTATTGTTACTACCCTCTCTGGCCAGTTACAGAAACAAAGTGATAAGTCTAGTATACTTGATGGATGCCATGCTCATGGTACAGGAGAGCAAGATCATAAAGGAGAATCCGGTTGTAATAACTTCAAACAGAAACAAAGGTGATGAGCTTGTAATTATTGTGATGGCTTATGGAAGGAAAAACGGGAATTGTCGCTGCAAAGACTATATATGATGTCTCTCAAGGTGGTGAAAAAGGTTACGTTGGTTCCAAAATATTTTCAACTGAAGGAGTAGTAGCCGTGCTTTGGGAGCAGTTGCGAATTGGTTTGAAAATGGAAATTGTAGTTGAAAGTTTATTGACAGGAACATTGAAAAATCTCTCCAGCAGTGCTGAGGGATTCTGGAACTCAACAATTCAACCTGGAGGAGTGGAAATATTACTGAAGTTACTGGCAGGACAGTCCTCAAGAAGAAGCTAGACAAGTTGCTAATGAATCTCCTGGAAATCAGCAAGGAGCAGTTGGTGAAAGTAATCTTCAAATTAATTGTTCTGACTCAGATCAAGGTGGATTAATTGAACTTGAGAAACTGTTAAAGCAGAAGACTTTCACCAGGTCTGAGATTGATCATTTGACAGCCCTTATGCAGTCAAGGACTGTAGATGCACCTATTAGGGGAGGAAGAAGACTCAAAGTGAGTTCTAACATAAGTCCATGAATGCCAAAGTGCTTCATCCATGCTACCGTCGGTAACCGTATACCGCACCAAATCGCCGCTGCCGTTTAAACTTCCAGTTCAGTTCCGGATAATGTTAATATGAAGAACTGTTGGTTTTTCGACAACAATTTTAACGGTGTGTCGGAGGAGATTCTTGGTGATGTTGTTGTTTTTTATTTTCCACTTGATGATGACGTGGAAACTGATGTTGTGGAACAAGATTAGAATGATTAATTCAAACATATTGAAGAGCCATCTCTTGGTGTTTTCTCAGTACCATCGTTTGATTTGTGCGGCGAAACTCAAAATGAGAAACCAAATCTTGTGAACAATTTCTCTGCTTCTGAACTTTCTGATATTAATCGAAGAAATATTGTTAATTCGAGCTTAAAAGACTACTGGAGCTAAATATGGCAAAAGCTGGATGCAAATCCATAACAGTGCTAGGTGTGGACTTTATGTCGGAAAATGTGCGCGCCATCCTTGATCAAGCCGGTTTCAATGAGGTCGATGTTTATAGAATGTCAAATGAGCGTATTGGTTGTTCACTGGCTGATGCTGCAGCTACCTCTACTTATATGGAGTATCTTGAGCCAACTTCTAGGTCTACTTCTTTGCATGTCATATACATTAACACTAAGTTAGAGACAAAGGCATATGCTCATGAGCTTGTGCCAACAATAACCTGTACCTCATCAAACGTTATCCAGACTATTCTACAGGCATTTGCCCAAGTGCCAGATTTGAGCATATATTATGGGCCTGATTCTTACATGGGTGCAAATATTGTAGAATTGTTCTAACAGATGGCAGTAATGACCGATGAAGAGATTGCTGCGATACATCCTGAGCACAATGCAGACTCTATTAAATCCTTACTACCACGACTTTACTTTTATCAGGATGGATCATGCATTGTTCATCACCTATTTGGCCATGAAGTTGTGGATTCGATAAAAGAAATGTATTGTGATGCATTCCTTACTGCCCATCTTGAGGTACCTGGAGAGATGTTTTCATTGGCAATGGAAGCAAAAAGAAGAGGAATGGGAGTAGTAGGGTCCACCCAGAATATATTGGATTTCATAAAAGACAGGGTTCAAGAATCTTTGGATAGAAACATTGATGACCATCTTCAATTTGTTTTAGGAACAGAATCTGGGATGGTGACTGCAATTGTGGCAGTAGTTTGTAGTCTGTTAGAGCCTGCAAAATCCTCTTCTCATGGAGCAAAAGTTACTGTTGAAATTATGTTTCCAGTTTCATCAGACTCAATCTCGAAAACAACTTCTAGTCTAAATTCAGTTGAAGTCAGTGATATCATACCTCCTGTTGTACCAGGAGTAACTAGCGGGGAGGGTTGTTCCATTCATGGTGGTTGCGCATCTTGTCCTTACATGAAGATGAATTCTCTTAGCTCACTCCTGACAGTTTGCCATCACCTACCCGATGAAGAAAATATGTTATCTGCATACAAAGCAGAGTGATTTAAGTTGCAGACTCCAAATGGTCAATCAGTGGCCGACGTAGGATGAGAACCACAGAGTTGGCTCGGAACAACCATTGTCGTCTTCTAATTCTCATTATTAACCAGAAACGTGAACTGCATAATGCTACAATCTTCATTTTCTATCAGGGGCATTGTGTACCAGATATGAAAACATGGGAAGATTATGAAGGACAGAAACAACTGAACAGTGAGGTGGTTTTCTCTGACACTCAACCCAACAGTGGGACTGTAATGCACGAAGCACAAATTAACAATGATGTGATTGCATCTGAAGCTTGGCCTGAGAATGAGTTaaccaattcaacaacaacatacTGCGGAGAAGAGTACTCTAAGCCTGACAGAAAGGATATTCGCATACGACCTGTTAGCAAAGCGTACTGTAAAAACTCCAAAGAGCAGACCAAAGAGTGTAGAAACGGGTGTCAAAATCGTATCTGGCATGACGGAAATAAGAAGATCAGATGCCTTCATAAATCGGGAGGAAAAGATCCATGTAGGATTTCAAGCAATCAATACCTGATCGGTTTTGGAGTGATTCGAATTTCCGCTTCTCAAATTCCTGAGTTTCATGAAACATGTTTGCTTTCGATAGTGGCAGCAATCATGTCTTCCGTCTATTCCATAATCGGTTGTTCCCTCGCAATTTACCAAGTTGCAGCAAACGGTACAGTCAAGGATACCGTAACCGGAGGAGCAGCCGGTGTTGTACGCACAAATGGCTAATCTTGTACACTTGATACTACAATGGCCTGAAATCAATATTAAAGAGATTGCAGACATTTTTGCCAAGCTTGCGTGTAATGCACATGTCATTTGTGATAGTGAGTTGAGACCTTTGGGAACTGGACTGTTTCCTGTTGTTTCCATTATCAATCACAGCCACTCATCTCTGTTTCTTTTTTTCATCCGCTCTAACCGCGACCATGGCT includes these proteins:
- the LOC127118028 gene encoding quinolinate synthase, chloroplastic — translated: MAVMTDEEIAAIHPEHNADSIKSLLPRLYFYQDGSCIVHHLFGHEVVDSIKEMYCDAFLTAHLEVPGEMFSLAMEAKRRGMGVVGSTQNILDFIKDRVQESLDRNIDDHLQFVLGTESGMVTAIVAVVCSLLEPAKSSSHGAKVTVEIMFPVSSDSISKTTSSLNSVEVSDIIPPVVPGVTSGEGCSIHGGCASCPYMKMNSLSSLLTVCHHLPDEENMLSAYKAE